A genomic segment from Janthinobacterium sp. 64 encodes:
- a CDS encoding LysE family translocator, which translates to MQDFLLIAAAHFLSLLSPGPDFFLIARTSLAHGWRGAAGTCVGITVANAVFIVAAFAGLSVLKAGSTAFMLVRLAGCAYLLYLGWLFLRHAGKSNLEAAPATGKARWRGGVAMGFVSAILNPKNALFYVSLATVLAARQTSPVAMAAYGAWMVVAVLAWDMAVALAIGSSALRQRFARALPLLERLSGVMLIVLAVVLLADQAGNGSR; encoded by the coding sequence ATGCAGGACTTTTTATTGATCGCCGCCGCCCACTTTCTGTCCCTGCTGTCACCCGGTCCCGATTTTTTCCTGATCGCGCGCACCTCGCTGGCCCACGGCTGGCGCGGCGCCGCCGGCACGTGCGTGGGCATTACCGTGGCCAATGCGGTGTTTATCGTGGCGGCGTTTGCGGGACTATCGGTGCTCAAGGCGGGCAGTACGGCATTCATGCTGGTGCGGCTGGCCGGATGCGCGTATCTGCTGTACCTGGGCTGGCTGTTCCTGCGCCATGCGGGCAAGAGCAACCTGGAAGCCGCGCCCGCCACCGGCAAGGCGCGCTGGCGCGGCGGTGTCGCGATGGGGTTTGTCTCCGCCATCCTGAACCCGAAAAATGCGCTGTTCTACGTCAGCCTGGCCACCGTGCTGGCCGCCAGGCAGACGAGTCCCGTTGCGATGGCAGCGTATGGCGCGTGGATGGTCGTTGCCGTGCTGGCGTGGGATATGGCGGTGGCGCTGGCCATCGGCAGCAGCGCCCTGCGCCAGCGCTTTGCGCGCGCGCTGCCGCTGCTGGAACGGCTGTCGGGCGTGATGCTGATCGTGCTGGCGGTGGTGCTGTTGGCGGATCAGGCCGGCAATGGATCCAGGTAA
- a CDS encoding LacI family DNA-binding transcriptional regulator: MTNKNPTLSDVARASGVHFSTVSRVMNPATRQMVSAEVAARVLAEAGRLGYRPNRAASTLVTRKSRIIGVVLPDITNAVFPPILLGIEEGLRKHGYLAIVANVGADEEEQLFVINRLLGQQVDGLILATARRDDPVIKMCIDQNVPVVTVNRSDETGVASCVVSDDVVGMRLAVEHLLALGHRHIAHIAGPENLSTGHVRRLGFLAAIQASELDPSQAFVFESSGYSRECGKAALLELLRQSPQTTAVVTGSDLVALGCYDAIRELGLSCPDDISVVGHNDMPYMDMIRPPLTTIRIRHHGIGTEAARLILQTIDSPDSPVLDVRLKPELVVRESTAPPRA; encoded by the coding sequence ATGACAAACAAGAACCCCACCTTAAGCGACGTCGCGCGGGCCAGCGGCGTGCACTTTTCCACCGTCTCGCGCGTGATGAACCCGGCAACGCGGCAAATGGTCAGCGCCGAGGTGGCCGCGCGCGTGCTGGCCGAAGCGGGCCGGCTCGGCTACCGGCCCAACCGCGCCGCCTCTACCCTGGTCACGCGCAAGTCGCGCATCATCGGTGTGGTCTTGCCCGACATAACCAACGCCGTGTTCCCGCCTATCCTGCTGGGCATCGAGGAAGGCTTGCGCAAGCATGGCTACCTGGCCATCGTCGCCAACGTGGGTGCCGACGAGGAAGAGCAGCTGTTCGTCATCAACCGCCTGCTGGGGCAGCAGGTCGACGGCCTGATTTTGGCTACCGCACGGCGCGACGATCCCGTCATCAAGATGTGCATCGACCAGAACGTGCCGGTCGTCACCGTCAACCGCAGCGACGAGACGGGCGTCGCTTCCTGCGTCGTCAGCGACGACGTGGTCGGCATGCGCCTGGCCGTCGAGCACTTGCTGGCGCTGGGCCACCGCCATATCGCGCACATTGCCGGCCCGGAAAACCTGTCCACGGGGCATGTACGCCGCCTCGGTTTCCTGGCCGCCATCCAGGCCAGCGAACTCGATCCCTCGCAAGCGTTCGTGTTTGAAAGCAGCGGCTATTCGCGCGAATGCGGCAAGGCAGCCCTGCTGGAACTGCTGCGCCAGTCGCCGCAAACGACGGCCGTGGTGACGGGCAGCGACCTGGTGGCCCTCGGCTGCTACGATGCCATCCGCGAACTGGGCTTGAGCTGCCCGGACGATATTTCCGTGGTGGGCCACAACGACATGCCGTACATGGACATGATCCGTCCGCCGCTTACCACCATCCGCATCCGCCACCACGGCATCGGCACGGAAGCGGCGCGGCTGATCCTGCAAACCATCGACTCGCCCGATTCTCCCGTGCTCGACGTGCGCCTGAAACCCGAACTGGTGGTGCGCGAATCGACGGCGCCGCCGCGCGCTTGA
- a CDS encoding O-antigen ligase family protein codes for MNFFARRSQWPQAILAVLPFTLFFPIGFMYAGVVAFIIAYLLAGDFASRWRHVKESPLRWPVLALSVVSVGAGIFLERPPSEFWTDLVHYQIFVFLLFFASIGPGAWQHRAVKTFFAGATVAATLFYLNYLGVLPNVGFFRSYVFYSGNKSILLGVLLGIASAWMLFQLSEQPARPVNWPRLLQFLYVAVAGLLLGKTRTGSLIFVMLCMLIGARHLHLSWRNVLGVLAVGVLLILMLAQASGLRQRVDNTMADIGAFSEGKETSEQGIRLAMYGVTLQIIAEKPLQGHGVGTWLQEYRARTVGNPISIHLTPHNDYMLYMAEIGLFGLLALLWVLVRLLVHAWRTGGERGMWLGMLTLSLILGAMFNAMIRDGVFGMAFMILLAIPLAGALPARAGQLPRIPD; via the coding sequence ATGAATTTCTTTGCCCGCCGTTCACAATGGCCTCAAGCCATCCTTGCCGTCTTGCCGTTCACCCTGTTCTTTCCAATCGGCTTCATGTACGCCGGCGTCGTGGCTTTCATCATCGCCTACCTGCTGGCCGGCGACTTCGCCAGCCGCTGGCGTCACGTCAAGGAAAGCCCACTGCGCTGGCCGGTGCTGGCGCTGAGCGTCGTCTCCGTGGGCGCCGGCATCTTCCTCGAGCGTCCGCCCAGCGAATTCTGGACCGATCTCGTGCATTACCAGATTTTTGTCTTCTTGTTATTTTTTGCCAGCATAGGCCCTGGCGCGTGGCAGCACCGCGCCGTCAAGACCTTCTTTGCCGGCGCCACGGTGGCCGCCACCCTGTTTTATCTCAATTACCTGGGTGTGTTACCGAACGTGGGCTTTTTCCGCAGTTATGTGTTTTATTCCGGCAACAAGTCGATCTTGCTGGGAGTGTTGCTGGGCATTGCTTCCGCCTGGATGCTGTTCCAGTTGAGTGAGCAGCCGGCGCGGCCCGTCAACTGGCCACGCCTGCTGCAATTCCTGTATGTGGCTGTGGCCGGTCTGTTGCTGGGCAAGACACGCACGGGCAGCCTGATCTTTGTCATGCTGTGCATGCTCATCGGTGCGCGTCACTTGCATCTGTCGTGGCGCAATGTGCTGGGCGTGCTGGCCGTGGGTGTGCTGCTGATTCTGATGCTGGCGCAAGCGTCGGGCCTGCGCCAGCGCGTCGACAACACGATGGCCGATATCGGCGCCTTTTCCGAAGGCAAGGAAACCAGCGAGCAAGGCATTCGCCTGGCGATGTATGGCGTCACCTTGCAAATCATTGCCGAGAAACCGCTGCAGGGGCATGGCGTGGGCACCTGGCTGCAGGAATACCGGGCCAGGACAGTGGGCAATCCGATCAGTATTCATTTGACGCCGCACAATGACTACATGCTGTACATGGCGGAAATCGGCCTGTTCGGCCTGCTGGCACTGCTGTGGGTACTGGTGAGATTGCTCGTGCATGCCTGGCGTACGGGAGGCGAGCGTGGCATGTGGCTGGGGATGCTGACCTTATCGCTGATACTGGGCGCCATGTTCAACGCGATGATACGCGATGGCGTCTTCGGCATGGCCTTCATGATCTTGCTGGCGATTCCGCTCGCGGGCGCCTTGCCGGCGCGGGCGGGGCAGTTGCCTCGCATACCGGACTGA
- a CDS encoding sensor histidine kinase — MIGRVWAMLRRPTLVRRLMMAQMLTLTVLWSLAVAYVLFEGTGEASNVGRGVLRAIISVADNLADQPARQQHSLRMIDEALREEFETGQVPELAPRILVWRGGELVYKSPEAPSGIRSAGPEQMEMVYIKGQAWRSRSLTEGGTRVTVLEVGGPWQFFITINSHGYYLLPLLISLPFLLLPAWLSIRLAMRPWRRVAQEVAARGPQDLRPLAFKPPHGELAALVDNINALLQRVGASAARERSFIADATHELRTPLAAMRVNVEALQAQASDPRQQELLDGILNSGNRAARLVGQLLQLTRSEVQAQAGERPPQALDILLQDRLAALSGLAQVGGIELELQASVSLQVPGQRESLVSLIDNLVENAIKYSPHGGSVTVSLHAERGQAVLHVADQGPGIAPALYERVFDRFFRAPQQAQPGSGLGLAIVASVVQQHGGTIQLHRASGGQGLLVEVRLPLAPSGRAVV; from the coding sequence ATGATCGGCCGCGTCTGGGCCATGCTGCGCCGGCCCACGCTGGTGCGCCGCCTGATGATGGCGCAGATGCTGACGCTGACGGTGCTGTGGAGCCTGGCCGTGGCCTATGTGCTGTTCGAGGGGACGGGCGAAGCGAGCAATGTGGGCCGCGGGGTATTGCGCGCCATTATCAGCGTGGCCGATAACCTGGCCGACCAACCCGCGCGCCAGCAGCACAGCTTGCGCATGATCGATGAAGCCCTGCGCGAGGAGTTTGAAACGGGGCAAGTGCCGGAATTGGCGCCGCGTATCCTGGTGTGGCGCGGCGGCGAGCTGGTCTACAAGTCGCCCGAGGCGCCCAGCGGCATCCGCAGCGCCGGCCCCGAGCAGATGGAAATGGTGTACATCAAGGGCCAGGCCTGGCGCAGCCGCAGCCTGACCGAGGGCGGCACGCGCGTGACGGTGCTGGAGGTGGGCGGCCCATGGCAGTTTTTCATTACGATCAATTCACACGGCTATTACCTGCTGCCATTGTTGATCAGCCTGCCTTTCCTGCTGCTGCCGGCCTGGCTGTCGATCCGCCTGGCCATGCGGCCGTGGCGCCGCGTGGCGCAAGAGGTGGCGGCGCGCGGGCCGCAGGATTTGCGCCCGCTGGCCTTCAAGCCACCGCATGGCGAACTGGCGGCGCTGGTCGACAATATCAATGCGCTGCTGCAGCGCGTGGGCGCCAGCGCCGCGCGCGAACGCAGCTTCATCGCCGACGCCACGCATGAGCTGCGCACGCCGCTGGCGGCCATGCGTGTGAATGTCGAAGCCTTGCAGGCCCAGGCCAGCGACCCGCGCCAGCAAGAATTGCTTGATGGCATTTTGAACAGCGGCAACCGCGCCGCGCGCCTGGTGGGGCAGCTGCTGCAGCTGACGCGCAGCGAAGTGCAGGCGCAGGCGGGCGAACGGCCGCCACAGGCGCTCGATATCCTGCTGCAAGACCGCTTGGCCGCCCTGTCCGGCCTGGCGCAGGTGGGCGGCATCGAGCTGGAGCTGCAAGCGAGCGTGTCGCTGCAGGTGCCGGGCCAGCGCGAGAGCCTGGTATCGCTGATCGACAACCTGGTGGAAAACGCCATCAAGTACAGCCCGCATGGCGGCAGCGTGACGGTGTCGCTGCATGCCGAGCGGGGCCAGGCGGTGCTGCACGTGGCGGATCAGGGGCCGGGCATTGCGCCGGCCCTGTATGAACGCGTGTTTGACCGCTTCTTCCGTGCGCCGCAGCAGGCCCAGCCTGGCAGCGGCCTGGGCCTGGCCATCGTCGCTTCCGTGGTGCAGCAGCATGGCGGCACCATCCAGCTGCACCGCGCCAGCGGCGGCCAGGGCTTGCTGGTTGAGGTACGCCTGCCGCTGGCGCCGTCCGGCCGGGCAGTGGTTTGA
- a CDS encoding response regulator yields MKILLIEDDMDLGNGVRIALRDQGLQVVWVRSLEDAARSIEHDSCELVLLDLGLPDGDGLDLLARLRAARLPVLILSARDTLEQRLRGLDGGADDYLVKPFVLAELLSRVRALARRSYGFDGDTIELRGLLLQVPTRRVSVQGRPVELTASEYALLKTLLMRANRVITRRVLEEHILPGGLANASNTLDVHMGNLRRKIGEGYIRTLRGVGYVIDQQGDSPAPPGASA; encoded by the coding sequence ATGAAGATATTGCTGATTGAAGACGACATGGACCTGGGCAACGGCGTGCGCATCGCCCTGCGCGACCAGGGCCTGCAAGTGGTGTGGGTGCGCAGCCTGGAAGACGCGGCGCGCAGCATCGAGCACGACAGTTGCGAACTGGTGCTGCTGGACCTGGGCTTGCCGGACGGCGATGGCCTCGACTTGCTGGCCCGGCTGCGCGCCGCGCGCCTGCCGGTGCTCATCCTGAGCGCCCGCGATACGCTGGAGCAGCGCTTGCGCGGCCTCGATGGCGGCGCCGATGATTACCTGGTCAAGCCCTTCGTGCTGGCCGAGCTGCTGTCGCGCGTGCGCGCACTGGCCCGCCGCAGCTATGGCTTCGATGGCGACACCATCGAACTGCGCGGCTTGCTGCTGCAGGTGCCCACGCGCCGGGTCAGCGTGCAGGGGCGGCCGGTGGAACTGACGGCCAGCGAATATGCGCTGCTGAAAACCCTGCTGATGCGCGCCAACAGAGTCATTACGCGCCGCGTGCTGGAAGAGCATATCCTGCCCGGTGGCCTGGCCAACGCCAGCAATACTTTGGATGTGCATATGGGTAACTTGCGCCGCAAGATAGGCGAGGGCTATATCCGCACCTTGCGCGGCGTCGGCTATGTCATCGACCAGCAAGGCGATTCCCCGGCGCCGCCGGGCGCGTCGGCATGA
- a CDS encoding MipA/OmpV family protein: protein MQATTTLSSTLTLASLLFMPLSALAAEPASGNVFTIGGGVGAATSYSGGDKIQALPVVILDYAMSNGFFASTTRGLGYGGQAGPFSYSAALGYRGERADHKRTGVNGMGGSNYLKGMGAVKGNASALLEMGYSPLPGLQLSVSSDIPLTQRDNGANLHLGASGQIYGRSDSKGQQQDTVSLSLQAGWGEKKYVQTMYGVTAVQAANTAFKRYTPKGGFYEAQASASWEHRIDARWSVNTLVGVTTLLGDAGKSPIVQRKTTPIGAVYATYRY from the coding sequence ATGCAAGCAACTACTACCCTGTCCTCGACCCTGACACTGGCCAGCCTGCTTTTCATGCCTTTGTCCGCCCTGGCGGCCGAGCCAGCCTCCGGCAATGTCTTCACCATCGGTGGCGGCGTCGGCGCCGCCACCAGCTACTCGGGCGGCGACAAGATCCAGGCCTTGCCAGTCGTCATCCTCGATTACGCCATGAGCAATGGTTTCTTCGCCAGTACCACGCGCGGCCTCGGCTATGGCGGCCAGGCCGGCCCCTTCAGCTACAGCGCCGCGCTCGGCTATCGTGGCGAGCGCGCCGACCACAAGCGCACGGGCGTCAATGGCATGGGCGGCAGCAATTACCTGAAGGGCATGGGTGCCGTCAAAGGCAACGCCAGCGCCCTGCTGGAGATGGGCTACTCGCCGCTGCCAGGCCTGCAGCTGAGCGTTTCGAGCGACATTCCCCTGACACAGCGCGACAATGGCGCCAATCTGCACCTGGGCGCCAGCGGCCAGATCTATGGCCGCAGCGACAGCAAGGGCCAGCAGCAAGACACCGTCAGCCTGAGCCTGCAAGCGGGCTGGGGCGAGAAAAAATATGTGCAGACCATGTACGGCGTGACGGCCGTCCAGGCCGCCAACACGGCGTTCAAGCGCTACACGCCCAAGGGCGGCTTTTATGAAGCGCAGGCCAGCGCCAGCTGGGAACACAGGATCGACGCGCGCTGGAGCGTCAACACCCTGGTCGGCGTGACGACCCTGCTGGGCGACGCTGGCAAGAGCCCCATCGTGCAGCGCAAGACCACGCCGATCGGCGCCGTCTACGCCACCTACCGTTATTGA
- a CDS encoding DUF6139 family protein, which translates to MRVDIYRRAEHDGIFSYLAVPEGKLIPEEVTNTDWQLEVRASEVADDAEILPDYHIEQPHQQIAAKGYAITGLKYM; encoded by the coding sequence ATGCGCGTAGACATCTACCGCCGGGCCGAGCACGACGGCATTTTTTCCTACCTCGCCGTACCGGAAGGAAAGCTCATTCCGGAAGAAGTGACCAATACCGACTGGCAACTCGAAGTACGCGCCAGCGAAGTGGCCGACGATGCCGAGATCTTGCCCGACTACCATATCGAACAGCCGCACCAGCAGATCGCCGCCAAGGGCTATGCGATCACGGGCCTGAAATACATGTAA
- the dnaE gene encoding DNA polymerase III subunit alpha, with product MQEAGAPAGSQQAVQPGPAFVHLRVHSEYSIVDGLVRIDDVVKAAAKDKQVALAVTDLSNLFGMVKFYKEARGKGIKPIVGVDVWITNDDNREKPSRLLLLAKNRMGYLQLCELLSMAWLTNQYKGRAELRIEWLQALATNTYDLYPGESAANGLIALSGAHFGDVGIAIENGNLALAERNAQRWAEIFPGHFYVEIQRGGQANQEAQVRHAVALAAKLGLPVVATHPVQFISPEEFIAHEARTCIAEGEMLANAKRVKRFNDSQRFLSQADMAELFADLPVALANSVEIAKRCNLTLTLGKPQLPNFPTPPGMTIDEFLVAESQAGLEKRLLQLYPDPERREKERPRYESRLKFETDTICNMKFPGYFLIVAEFIQWAKENGVPVGPGRGSGAGSLVAYSLLITDLDPLQYNLLFERFLNPERVSMPDFDIDFCQEGRDRVIQHVKDLYGKEAVSQIATFGTMAAKGAIRDVGRVMDFGYNFCDGISKLIPFKPGKPVSIADAIEEEPLLKERQENEEEVKQLLDLAQQVEGITRNIGMHAGGVLIAPGKLTDFCPLYTQGGDSGVVSQYDKDDVEAVGLVKFDFLGLTTLTILDRAVRYIKQLDPAQANFDLATLPLNDKPSYDLLTKAKTVAVFQLESRGMQGMLKDARPDRFEDIIALVALYRPGPMDLIPDFCKRKHGERFDYPDPRTESILSETYGIMVYQEQVMQMAQIVGGYSLGGADMLRRAMGKKKAEEMAEHREIFRAGAAKDGLTAEKADEIFDLMEKFAGYGFNKSHAAAYALLSYHTAYLKAHHTAAFMAANLSLAMDDTDKIKILVEDSLEICKLTLLPPDINESDYRFTPSGAPPSVSGKKVTQIRYGLGAVKGSGQNAIEAIIAAREAGGPFTSLFDFCKRVDKKQINRRTIESLIRSGAFDCLKVDRAILLASVAFAMECADQAAKAANQVSLFGGDDSDMVAPPEYVKVPVWSDKQRLTEEKIALGFYLSGHLFDSYAPEARRFARTKLSELSPSREPRMMAGVITGLRTQMTQRGKILIVTLDDKSGTVEVTVYGELFDSNRKIFKEDEFLAVVGKVSEDRFSGGLRITAESAFDIIAARVQYGRQLGLTLPATLDAKRIRDVILPHRAETGLPIAARVSPQGVSCVLQFGDEWKVAPSDELQMALEQMLGAQEVAVEY from the coding sequence ATGCAAGAGGCCGGCGCTCCGGCAGGTTCACAGCAAGCGGTGCAGCCCGGTCCCGCCTTCGTCCACTTGCGCGTGCACTCGGAGTACTCGATCGTCGATGGCCTGGTGCGCATCGACGACGTGGTCAAGGCAGCGGCGAAGGACAAGCAGGTGGCGCTGGCCGTCACCGACTTGTCGAACCTGTTTGGCATGGTCAAGTTTTACAAGGAAGCGCGCGGCAAGGGCATCAAGCCCATCGTCGGCGTCGACGTGTGGATCACGAATGACGACAACCGCGAAAAACCGTCGCGTTTGCTGTTGCTGGCGAAGAATCGCATGGGCTATCTGCAACTGTGCGAACTGCTGTCGATGGCCTGGCTGACCAACCAGTACAAGGGACGCGCGGAGCTGCGCATCGAGTGGCTGCAGGCACTGGCGACGAATACCTACGACCTGTACCCGGGCGAAAGCGCGGCAAATGGCTTGATCGCCCTGTCCGGCGCGCATTTCGGCGATGTTGGCATTGCTATCGAGAATGGCAACTTGGCCCTGGCCGAACGCAACGCCCAGCGCTGGGCCGAGATTTTTCCCGGCCACTTCTATGTCGAGATCCAGCGCGGCGGCCAGGCCAACCAGGAAGCGCAGGTGCGCCATGCGGTGGCGCTGGCGGCCAAGCTCGGTTTACCCGTGGTGGCCACGCATCCCGTGCAATTTATTTCCCCAGAGGAATTTATTGCCCACGAAGCCCGCACCTGTATCGCCGAAGGCGAAATGCTGGCCAACGCCAAGCGCGTGAAGCGCTTCAACGACAGCCAGCGCTTCCTGTCGCAGGCGGACATGGCGGAACTGTTCGCCGACTTGCCTGTCGCATTGGCCAATTCCGTGGAAATCGCCAAGCGCTGCAACCTGACCTTGACCCTGGGCAAGCCACAGTTGCCGAACTTCCCCACGCCGCCCGGCATGACGATCGACGAGTTCCTCGTTGCCGAATCGCAGGCGGGCCTGGAAAAACGGCTATTGCAGCTGTATCCCGATCCCGAGCGCCGTGAAAAGGAGCGCCCGCGCTACGAGTCGCGCTTGAAATTCGAGACGGACACGATTTGCAACATGAAATTCCCCGGCTACTTCCTCATCGTGGCCGAGTTTATCCAGTGGGCCAAGGAAAACGGCGTACCCGTCGGCCCGGGCCGCGGTTCGGGTGCCGGTTCGCTGGTGGCGTATTCGCTGCTCATTACCGATCTGGATCCATTGCAATACAACCTGCTGTTCGAGCGTTTTCTCAATCCCGAACGCGTCTCGATGCCCGACTTCGATATCGACTTTTGCCAGGAAGGGCGCGACCGCGTCATCCAGCACGTCAAGGATTTGTATGGCAAGGAGGCCGTCTCGCAGATCGCCACCTTCGGTACCATGGCGGCCAAGGGCGCGATCCGCGACGTGGGCCGGGTGATGGACTTCGGCTACAACTTCTGCGACGGCATCTCGAAGCTGATCCCGTTCAAGCCGGGCAAACCCGTGTCGATCGCCGACGCCATCGAGGAAGAGCCGTTGCTCAAGGAGCGCCAGGAAAACGAGGAAGAGGTCAAGCAGTTGCTGGACCTGGCGCAGCAAGTCGAAGGCATCACGCGCAATATCGGCATGCACGCGGGTGGCGTGCTGATCGCTCCGGGCAAGCTGACGGATTTCTGCCCGCTGTACACGCAGGGCGGCGACTCGGGCGTCGTGTCGCAGTACGACAAGGATGACGTGGAGGCCGTCGGCCTCGTGAAGTTCGACTTTTTGGGTCTGACGACCCTCACGATTCTCGACCGCGCCGTGCGCTACATCAAGCAGCTCGATCCCGCGCAGGCGAACTTCGACCTGGCCACCTTGCCGCTGAATGACAAGCCGTCGTATGACTTGCTGACCAAGGCCAAGACCGTGGCCGTGTTCCAGCTCGAGTCGCGCGGCATGCAGGGCATGCTGAAAGATGCGCGTCCCGACCGTTTTGAAGACATTATCGCGCTCGTGGCGTTGTACCGTCCGGGCCCGATGGACCTGATTCCCGATTTTTGCAAGCGCAAGCACGGTGAACGCTTCGATTATCCCGATCCGCGCACGGAATCGATTCTGTCCGAAACCTACGGCATCATGGTGTATCAGGAGCAGGTGATGCAGATGGCGCAGATCGTCGGCGGCTACTCGCTGGGCGGCGCCGACATGCTGCGCCGCGCCATGGGTAAAAAGAAGGCCGAAGAGATGGCCGAGCACCGCGAGATCTTCCGCGCCGGTGCGGCGAAAGATGGCTTGACGGCGGAAAAGGCCGACGAGATCTTCGACTTGATGGAAAAGTTCGCCGGCTACGGTTTTAACAAATCGCACGCCGCCGCCTATGCCTTGCTGTCGTACCACACGGCGTATTTGAAGGCGCACCACACGGCCGCCTTCATGGCCGCCAACTTGTCGCTGGCCATGGACGACACGGACAAGATCAAGATCCTGGTGGAAGACTCGCTGGAAATCTGCAAGCTGACCTTGTTGCCGCCGGATATCAACGAATCGGACTACCGCTTCACGCCGAGCGGTGCGCCGCCGTCCGTGAGCGGCAAGAAAGTCACGCAGATCCGCTATGGCCTGGGCGCCGTGAAAGGCTCGGGCCAGAACGCCATCGAAGCGATCATCGCCGCGCGCGAGGCCGGCGGTCCCTTCACGAGCCTGTTCGATTTCTGCAAGCGCGTGGATAAAAAGCAGATCAACCGCCGCACCATCGAGTCGCTGATACGCAGCGGCGCCTTCGACTGCCTGAAGGTCGACCGCGCCATCCTGCTCGCATCCGTGGCGTTCGCCATGGAATGCGCCGACCAGGCGGCCAAGGCGGCCAATCAGGTGAGCCTGTTCGGCGGCGACGACAGCGACATGGTGGCGCCGCCCGAGTACGTCAAGGTGCCCGTGTGGAGTGACAAACAGCGATTGACGGAAGAAAAGATCGCCCTGGGCTTCTATCTGTCCGGCCATCTGTTCGACTCATATGCGCCCGAGGCGCGCCGTTTTGCGCGCACGAAATTGTCGGAACTGTCGCCGTCGCGCGAACCGCGCATGATGGCTGGCGTCATCACGGGTTTACGCACGCAGATGACGCAGCGCGGCAAGATTCTCATCGTCACCCTGGATGACAAGAGCGGTACGGTGGAAGTGACCGTGTATGGCGAATTGTTCGATTCCAACAGGAAAATTTTCAAGGAAGATGAATTTCTCGCCGTCGTCGGCAAGGTGTCGGAAGACCGTTTCTCGGGCGGCTTGCGCATCACGGCCGAGAGCGCTTTCGACATCATCGCGGCGCGCGTGCAGTATGGCCGCCAGCTGGGCCTGACCTTGCCCGCCACGCTGGACGCCAAGCGCATCCGTGACGTGATCCTGCCGCACCGGGCCGAGACGGGCTTGCCGATCGCTGCGCGGGTCAGCCCGCAAGGCGTCAGTTGCGTGCTGCAGTTCGGGGACGAGTGGAAAGTGGCGCCATCGGATGAATTGCAGATGGCGCTCGAGCAAATGCTGGGCGCGCAAGAGGTGGCGGTCGAATACTGA
- a CDS encoding sulfurtransferase — protein sequence MQAITPATPAVSAAVNPLAVTFVNIAAYKFITLDDTEAMRPLYQEQCLALELKGTILLTPEGINMFLSGTREHIDSFLAWVRSDERLADLEWKESLSNEQSHKRMLVKLKKEIITMRMPLIKPELGRAPSVDAHTLKRWLDAGVDDAGKPVVMMETRNAFEVDVGTFNNTLDYRIDKFTEFPAVAAAHKEELEGKTVVTFCTGGIRCEKAAIHMKEIGYDSVYQLDGGILKYFEEVGGEHYTGDCFVFDYRTALNPKLEPTETVQCFVCRAVVTPRQQLAPEYVYEVSCPHCYGKHRL from the coding sequence ATGCAAGCCATCACCCCAGCAACACCCGCCGTTTCCGCCGCCGTCAACCCGCTGGCCGTCACGTTTGTCAATATCGCCGCGTATAAATTCATCACGCTCGACGATACGGAAGCCATGCGTCCCCTGTATCAGGAGCAATGCCTGGCGCTGGAACTGAAGGGCACCATCCTGCTGACACCGGAAGGCATCAATATGTTCCTGTCCGGCACGCGTGAGCATATCGACAGCTTCCTCGCCTGGGTCCGCAGCGACGAGCGTCTGGCCGATCTGGAATGGAAGGAAAGCTTGTCGAACGAGCAATCGCACAAGCGCATGCTGGTCAAGCTGAAAAAAGAAATCATCACCATGCGCATGCCGCTGATCAAGCCGGAACTGGGCCGCGCCCCGTCCGTCGATGCGCACACGCTCAAGCGCTGGCTCGACGCCGGCGTCGACGACGCGGGCAAACCCGTGGTGATGATGGAAACGCGCAATGCCTTCGAAGTGGACGTGGGTACGTTCAACAACACGCTCGATTACCGTATCGACAAGTTTACGGAATTCCCGGCCGTTGCCGCAGCGCACAAGGAAGAACTGGAAGGCAAGACCGTCGTCACCTTCTGCACGGGCGGCATCCGCTGCGAAAAGGCCGCCATCCACATGAAGGAAATCGGCTACGACAGCGTGTACCAGCTCGACGGCGGCATCCTGAAGTATTTCGAGGAAGTGGGCGGCGAGCACTACACGGGCGACTGTTTCGTGTTCGACTACCGCACGGCCCTGAACCCGAAACTGGAACCGACGGAAACCGTGCAATGTTTCGTCTGCCGCGCCGTCGTCACGCCGCGCCAGCAGCTGGCGCCGGAATACGTGTATGAGGTGTCTTGCCCGCATTGCTACGGCAAGCATAGACTCTAA